Proteins from a genomic interval of Rosa chinensis cultivar Old Blush chromosome 2, RchiOBHm-V2, whole genome shotgun sequence:
- the LOC112185169 gene encoding COP9 signalosome complex subunit 4 produces MRDDDAVNAEAFINKASFLVSSSQHEVLNLQYKVCYARILDLKRKFLEAALCYYDISQIEKRQIGDEEIAEDALEQALSAAVTCTILAAAGPQRSRVLATLYKDERCSKLKVYPILQKVYLERILRKPEIDAFAEELKPHQKALLPDNFMVLDRAMIEHNLLSASKLYTNISFDELGTLLGIEPPKAEKIASRIIYEDRMRGSIDQVEAVIHFEDDTEELQQWDQQVNSVVVSEVKFLHISFQKLNDYPKPYLDV; encoded by the exons ATGCGG GATGATGATGCTGTCAATGCAGAAGCATTTATTAATAAAGCTTCATTCCTGGTTAGCAGCAGTCAGCATGAAGTATTGAATTTGCAGTATAAG GTTTGTTATGCAAGGATTTTAGATTTAAAGAGGAAGTTCTTGGAAGCAGCATTATGTTATTATGACATTTCTCAGATTGAGAAGAGGCAAATAGGAGATGA AGAGATTGCTGAGGATGCCTTGGAGCAAGCCTTATCTGCTGCAGTTACATGCACAATTTTGGCCGCTGCAGGACCACAACGTTCCCGTGTTCTTGCCACTTTGTACAAA GATGAGCGATGCTCAAAACTGAAAGTTTATCCAATACTTCAAAAG GTGTATTTGGAGAGAATTTTAAGGAAACCAGAAATTGATGCATTTGCTGAAGAGTTGAAGCCGCATCAG AAAGCACTTCTGCCAGACAATTTTATGGTGTTAGATCGTGCAATGATTGAACATAATCTTCTCAGTGCCAGCAAACTTTACACCAATATAAG TTTTGATGAGTTGGGAACCTTGCTGGGAATTGAGCCTCCAAAG GCTGAGAAGATTGCTTCAAGAATTATATATGAGGACAGAATGAGGGGATCTATTGATCAG GTGGAAGCTGTCATACATTTTGAAGATGATACTGAAGAGCTGCAACAATGGGATCAGCAGGTAAATTCAGTGGTAGTGTCAGAAGTCAAATTCTTACATATTTCATTTCAAAAACTTAATGACTACCCTAAACCCTATTTGGATGTGTAA